The region ACGAGCTCCTCCACCTGCGCGATGCAGATGCGCCCCGCCATCGCCGCGGGCGGCGAGAACTGGCGGGCGGCCTTGTTGAAGACGAGGTTGCCGTGCCGGTCGCCGCGCAGCGCGTGCACGAGCGAGAAGTCGGTCGTGATGGCCTCCTCGAGCACGAACTCCCGCGGCTCGCCGTCGACGTCGAACGTCGCGGTGGGCTTGGGGGCGGATGCCTTGGCGACCGTGCCGTCGGCGTTGTACAGCTGCGGGAGCCCGCCCTCCTGCACCTGCGTGCCGACGCCCGTGCGCGTGTAGAACGCGGCGATGCCGGAGCCGCCGGCGCGGAGCTTCTCGGCGAGCGTGCCTTGCGGCGTGAGCTCGAGCTCGAGCTCGCCCGTGAGGTAGCGGCGCTCGAACTCCTTGTTCTCGCCGACGTAGGACGAGGTCATCTTGTCGATCTGGCCGCCGCGCAGCAGCAGGCCGAGCCCCCAGTCGTCGACGCCGCAGTTGTTCGAGACCACCCCCAGGTGCTTGACGCCCCGCTCCTCGAGCGCGCGGATGAGCGCCATCGGGTTGCCGGAGAGGCCGAAGCCGCCGACCGCGAGGGTCGCTCCGTCCTGGATGTCGGCGACAGCCTCCGCCGCCGAGCCGTAGGTCTTGTCGATCGCCATCAGCGTGCCCCTTCCGTGCGGGATCCCTGCCCCGCTGCCTGCAGGCGCGCGACGACGGCCGCGACCGCGTCGACGCCCGAGCCCATCAGGATCGTGTAGTGATTGGTGTCCTCGACGTCGTCGACCTCGAGTCCGGGCAGCCGCGACCGCCACGTCGCGAGCCACTCGTCATCGTAGAGGCCCGGCGATTCGTCGAACAGGCCGCGCGGGCTCCGCAGCAGCGCGATCGGCGCCTCGAGGGCCTCGAGGGCCTCGGTGTAGCCGCCGCGGCCGTCGAGCTCGACGAGGTTCGCGACGACCGCGTCGGGGTTCGCCGAGGGCCGCAGCGCGAAGCCCTCCGACTCCTCCCGCTCGTCGGGCACGAGGTCGTAGTCGACGTACTCCTCGATCGCCGGGCTCCAGTAGGGCCCGAAGGCCGGGTGCTGCCGCCAGAAGTCGCGGTAGGCGGCTGTGTCGGGGAACGTCATCCGCAGCCGCTCGATCGCCGGTCCGAGCACGTCCTCAGGGCTCAGGTCCGAGCCCTCGGGGGCTGGGCGCAGCGGCAGGCCGCCGTCGACGAGCACGAGCGACGCGACGAGCTCGGGATGGGCGCTCGCGAGCCGGGTCGCGACGTGGGCGCCCATCGAGTGGCCGACGATGATCGCTCGCGCGAAGCCTGCCGCGCGCATCGCCGCGGCGACGTCCTCGGCGTGCTGCACCATGCCGAACGGCGCGGGCAGCGCGCGCGAGCCGCCGCGGCCGCGCAGGTCGACGGCGAGCACGGGCGCGCCCAGGCGCTCGGCGAGCGGCGAGAACGAGCGGTGGTTGGCCGTGATCCCGTGGATGGCGACGACGGGCGTGCCCGGCGCATCCGCCCGCCACACGGTCGCGGCGAGCTCGCCGCCGTCGACGGCGACGCGCAGCGGCTGCTCCGCCGAGGCGGGTGCATCGGTCGCGGTCGTCACCGGGCGCTCCAGCCGCCATCCATGACGTACGAGGTGCCCGTGACCATGCCCGCGTGCGGGCCGGCGAGCCAGGTCGCGAGCGACGCGACCTCCTCGGGCTCGACGAGGCGCTTCACGGCGGCCTCGGTGAGCATGACCTTCTCGAGCACGTCGGCCTCGGGGATGCCGTGCGTCTTCGCCTGGTCGGCGATCTGCGCCTCGACGAGCGCGGTGCGCACGTAGCCGGGGTTGATGCAGTTCGAGGTGACGCCGTGCGGGGCGCCCTCGAGCGCCGTGACCTTCGAGAGCCCCTCGAGCCCGTGCTTCGCGGCGACGTAGGCCGACTTGAAGGCGGATGCGCGCAGGCCGTGCACGCTCGAGAGGTTGAGGATGCGGCCGAAGCCGCGCTCGTACATCCCCGGGAGCGCCGCGCGGATGAGCAGGAACGGCGCCTCGAGCATGAGGGTGTGGATGCGCCGCCACATCTCGGGCTCGTAGCTCTCGATCGGGGCGACGCGCTGGATGCCCGCGTTGTTCACGAGGATGTCGGCCTCGAGCGAGAGCGACTCGAGCGAGGCGACGGCGAGGAGGTCGACCTCCCACGACTCGCCGCCGAGCTCGGTCGCGAGCGACTCGGCGGCGGCGGCGTCGCGGTCGGCGATCACCACGTGCGCGCCCTCCGCGGCGAACGAGCGGGCGATCGCGGCGCCGATGCCCGCGGCGCCGCCCGTGATGACGGCCCTGCGGCCGGAGAGCGTGCTCATGAGTCCTCCTGGGTTGGAGCCGCGGTGGCGGCAGCGGTCAACTGCGACGGGGCGGTGCCGAGCGCGCGCTGCACGAACGCCACCATCTCGTCGAACACATCGTCGGGCACGGGTGTCGCGCCGGTGCCGTACGCGCCGTCGTCCCCCGTCGGCCACAGCACGTAGCGCATCCCGATCATCTCGCCGACGCCCATGAGCGCCCACGCGGCGACCTCGGGGTCGACGTCGCCGATCTCGCCGGCGGCGCGGGCGCGCTCGAGGCCCTCTCGGTAGCCCTCGACGATGCGCTCGTAGTGCGCGCGCATCGCGCCGGGCGAGACGAACTCGGCCTCGCGCACGACGCGGTAGAGCGCGGGGTGCTCGGCGGTGAAGGCGAAGAACTCGCGGAAGCCCTCGCGCTCGGCCTCGGCGCGGTTCGAGCCGCGCGCCGCGCCGTCGCTCATCGCCTTCCGCACGCGCCGGTTGAGGTCGTCGACGAGCTGCTCGAAGAGGTCGAGCTTCGACTCGAAGTAGAGGTAGAACGTGCCTTGCGCGACGCTCGCGCGCTCGGTGATGCGCGCGATCGAGGCGGCCTGGTAGCCCTGCTCGGCGAAGACGCCCTCGGCGGCCGCGAGCAGCTTCGCCTTCGTCTGCTCGCCGCGCTTCGTCCGCGGCTGGTTCATGACACCGCTCCTTGCTGCTCGAGCGACGCGGCGAGCGCGCGGCGGAGCGGCTTGCCCGTGCTCGTGCGCGGGATGCCGTCGACGACCACGAAGCGCTTGGGGTGCTTGAAGTCGGCGATGCGGCCGTCGAGGTGCCCGCGCAGGTCCTCCTCGGTCGCCACCCCCTCGAGCACGAGCCACGCGACGACCTCCTCGCCCCAGCGCTCGCTCGGCACGCCCGCGACGGCCGCCTCGGCGACCGCGGGGTGCTCGAGCAGCGCGAGCTCGACCTCGATGGGCGCGATCGACTCGGCGCCCGAGCGCACGATGTCCTTCATCCGGTCGACGACGCGGATGCGGCCGGCCGCGTCGCGTTCGACGAGGTCGCCCGTGCGCAGCCACGACCCGCACCGCGCCTCGGCGGTCGCCTCGGGGTCGCGGAAGTAGCCCTGGAAGACGGCGGGCCCGCGCACGAGCAGCTCGCCGCGCCCCGGCGCCGACTGCACGCGGCCGTCGACGAGCAAGGCGACGTCGACGTGCGGGTAGGGGCGGCCGGCGGTGCCGTCGTCGCCCTCGTCGCGCGCGAGCGAAACGTTCGGCGCCGCCTCGGTGAGCCCGTAGCCCTGCCGCACGGGCACGCCGTGGCTGCGCAGCAGCTCGGTCGCGCGCGGGTCGAGCATGCCGCCGCCGACGATCGCGGCCTTGAGGCTCGAGAGGTCGCACGCGAGGAAGTCGGGGTGCTGGACGAGCGCGCGGTAGGTCGTCGGCACGCCCATGGTCGCGGTCACGCGGTGCCGCTCGTCGGCCTCGAGCACCTCGCCGGCGATCCCGAGCTCGCCCGCGGCGTCGACCCACACCCAGCGGAACGAGCCGCCGGTGCGCATGTCCATCTCGCACACGGGGAACACGGGGAACTCGGTCTCGGGGTCGGGGCCGAGCAGCCACGAGCGCACGATCTCGGGCTCGGTGTAGGCCCGCCAGACCTCGGCGGCCGGGGCGCGGAAGTCGCGCTCGTAGGCGATGGAGGTGTCGTCGGGCATGGTGAATCGGGTCTTCATGGTCACTCCTTGTCGCTTCCCGACTGGAGGTGCGACTCGAGGCGGTCGCGTCGGGCATCGACCTGGACCTCGAACTGCGAGACGAAGACGGCAGCGCGGATGAGCGGCGCGAGCTCGATGATGCGGGGGATGCGCTGCGCGTCGCGCTCGGCTCGGACGAGGCCGGCCTCCTCGAGCACCTTGCAGTGCTTCGAGACGGCCGGCTGGCTGAGCCCGGCGAGCGCGGTGAGCTCGGTGACGGTCGCGGGCCCCGACCGCAGCCGCAGCAGGATGCGGCGGCGAGTGCGGTCGGAGAGCGCTGCGAAGATGCGGTCGAGCTGCTCGTCGTCGAGCCGCTGCTCTCGCATTTCCATCACCACCCAGTTCTATAACCACCTAGCAATGTACGACTGCGCGACCGACACGTCAAGAGGCGGATGCGTCACTCGCTCGGCGTCGTCGCGGGGCGTTCGCGCTCCCCCGCGGCTCGCGTCGCCGCGGCGCCGACGAGCCGCTCGAGCGGTCCGCGACTGCGCGTCACCGCGAGGATCGCGCCGATCGCGATCGCGATGCCGAGCTGCGCCGCCCACGCGCCCCAGCCGAGCGAGAGCTCCGGCTCGGCGAGCGCGAGCGTCGAGAGCAGCACGACGTGCACGACGTAGATCGTGAGGGGCGCGGCGCCGGCGGCGCGGAGCGGCTCGAGCACGCGGAGCGCGGCAGCCGGGAGGGATGTCGCGAGCAGGCCGAGGAGCGCGATCGCGACGAGCCCGATGCCGACGGTGCGTGCCATGTCGGCGGGGGTGCCGGTGTGGGGCGCGGCGACGAGCTGCCAGGCGGGCTCGGCGCCTTGCGCGGCACCGTAGCCGTTCATGAGGATCGAGTCGCGCACCGCCGCGACCGGCAGCTCGAGCACCGTCTCGGCGACGAGCCGCAGGCCGAGCTCGCTCGCCGCGACGCCGGCCGCGATGAGCGCCGCGCCGATCGCACCGATCGCGGCGAGCGCCCGCCGCTCGCGGCCCCGCGCGCGGGCGGCGAGCAGCGCGCGGGCGAGGAGCATGCCGATCAGCAGGTACGCGAGCCAGGTCACGACCGGGTAGACGCCCGTGAGCACGACGTCGACCGCGGCGGCGAGCAACGCGTCGCCGGGCCCCTCGGGCTCGACGAGCTCAGCGGGCAGGCTCTCGCGGGCGATCGCCGCGAGCGAGCCGCCCGCCGCCCACAGCGCCGCCGCGAGCGCGGCGATCGCCCACGACGGCAGCGTCAGCAGCAGCCCGGCGAGCGCGATGGAGACGCCGAAGGGCACGAGCACGACGAAGACCGCGGTCGCGAGCGGCGCCACGAGGACGCCGAGCACGGCGACGACCGCGCCGCGCGCGAGCGTCGAGCGGATCGCGCCCCGCCGATCCCCCGCCGCGAGCCGCTGCCGCGCGGCGAGCACGACGCTCACACCGCCCAGCACGGCGAACAGCGTCGACGGCGGTCCGTCGACGAGTGCGACGACGCCCGGCGCCGGCTCTTCCCAGAGGACGGTGTGCGCCGCCATCATCCCCGCGACGGCCGCGAGCCGCGCGAGGTCGATGCCCACGAGTCGCGTGCCGGCCACGGCACCATCGTGCCGCACGCGCGGTGGAGCTAGGGGCGGAGACCCTTTCGGGTCTCCGCCGCGACCCCAGCGCCGACGCCCGTCTCGGGCGTCGGACGGCGACTCACGCATTCGCGACTCAGGCTGCTCTCGTGCCACGACCGGACCCGTTCGCGCGGACTCGACCCGCTCTCGGCGACCCGACCGCTTCCGGCAGCGAGTCGACCCGTTCTCGCCCACTCGACCCGCTGCAACGGCTCTACTCGGCGAGAAGCGGTCGAGTCGTCAGGCAGCGGCTCAGGCGATCAGGCCTTCGACTCGAGCCACTTGTCGCTGCGGTGCTCGGCGATGACGCGGCGCGCGGTGCCGGTCTTCGAGCGCAGCACGAGCGACTCCGTGCGGATGAGCGGCCCCTTGCGGCGCACGCCGTCGAGCAGCTGCCCGTCGGTGACCCCCGTCGCGACGAAGTACGTGTTGTCGCTCGCGACGAGGTCGTTCAGCCCCAGCACGCGGTCGAGGTCGTGCCCCGCCGCGACGACCTTGCGGTGCTCCTCGTCGCTCTGCGGCGCGAGGCGGCCCTCCATGAAGCCGCCGAGCGCCTTGATCGCGCACGCGGTGATGACGCCCTCGGGCGTGCCGCCCGCGCCGACGCACATGTCGATGCGGGTCTCCCAGCGCGCAGCGTTGATGCCGCCGGCGACGTCGCCGTCGCGCATGAGGCGCGTGCCGGCGCCCGCCGAGCGGATCTCGTCGATGAGCTGCGCGTGGCGCGGCCGGTCGAGGATCGCGACGACCATCTCGCCGACGTCCTTGCCCTTCGCGCGAGCGAGCTCGCGCAGGTTGTCGCCGATCGACTGCTCGAGCGAGATGACGCCGTGCGCCTCTGGACCGGCGACGAGCTTGTCCATGTAGAAGGCGTCGACCGGGTCGTACATCGTGCCGCGATCGGCGACCGCGATGACGCTCAGCGCGTTCTGGCGGCCGGCCGCGGTGAGCGACGTGCCGTCGATGGGGTCGACGGCGATGTCGCACGAGGGGCCGCGGCCGTTGCCGACGTGCTCGCCGTTGAAGAGCATCGGCGCCTCGTCCTTCTCCCCCTCGCCGATCACGACGACGCCGTCGAACGCGACGGTCGCGAGGAACGTGCGCATCGCGTTGACCGCGGCACCGTCGGCGGCGTTCTTGTCGCCGCGCCCGATCCACGGCACCGCGCGGATCGCCGCCGCCTCGGTCGCCCGCACGAGCTCCATCGCGAGGTTGCGGTCGGGGTGCTCGAAGACCGGTGCCGTCATCGAATCGGAGCTGGTCGCCACGGTGTCCTCCATCGGTTGGCCTTGCCCTTGAGCCTAGTGATGCGGATGCGTTGGCCCGGCCATGCGGGCGCGGCACGCCCGCGCGTCACGCGTCGGCATCCTCGCTCAGCTCGGCGATCGTCGCGGCGAGCGCCCCGAGGATGACCGCCGACGAGGTGGCGCCGGGGTCGGGGTAGCCGATGTCGGGATTGGATGCGTCGAAGCGCGCCTCGAGCGCGGCCGTCTCGAGCGCGGCCTCCTCGGCGATGCCCGCCGCGCGCGCGGCCGCGACCGTGACCGTCTCGCCGCGCACGAGGTGGTCGCGTGCGTCGTCGAGGGCGGGCACGAGCGTGTCGACGACCGACTTGTCGCCGACGTTCGCGTCGGTCATGCCGTGGAGCGCCGCGAGCGCCGCGTCGATCATCGCGACCGGCCCCTGCCGCTCGACGGAGGCTGCGGCGCCGAGCACGGTGCCCCACAGCGGGTTGGAGAAGCCCGCGCCGGCGCGCCACGCCTCGGCGGCGTCCGAGAGCGCTGCGCCCGCGGGAGCGCCCGCGGCCGCGTCGCGCGCGGCCGTCGCGCCCGAGAGCATGTGCTGGCCGTGGTTGCCGTCGCTCGCGACGGCGTCGAGCCCGTCGAGGTCGTCGCTCGCCTCCGCGAGCGCCGCGACGATGCGGTCGAGCGCCGCGCGGACGATGTCGTCGTGCTGCATGCTGACCCTCCTCGAGCCGCGGGGCTCGCCCCCGGCGGATGCCTGAAGCCTAGACTGAGACCGATCCCGCGACGCCGCGCCTGGCGGCTCGCGCCACAGACGAGTCAGGAGCCGCACGATGCCCGTCGCAACGCCCGAGCAGTACGCCGAGATGCTCGACAAGGCGAAGTCGAACGCCTTCGCCTACCCCGCCATCAACGTCTCATCCTCCTCGACGATCAACGCCGTGCTGCAGGGGCTCGCCGAGGCCGGCTCCGACGGCATCATCCAGGTCACGACGGGCGGCGCCGACTACTTCGCCGGCCAGAGCGTCAAGAACCGCGCGGGCGGGGCGATCGCGTTCGCGCGCTTCGCCACCGAGGTCGCGAAGGCCTACCCCATCACCGTCGCGCTGCACACCGACCACTGCCCGAAGGACGCGCTCGACGGCTTCGTCATGCCGCTGCTCGAGGCGAGCGAGGAGGAGGTGCGCGCAGGTCGCGCGCCGCTCTTCCAGTCGCACATGTGGGACGGCTCGGCGGTGCCCCTCGAGGAGAACCTCGAGATCGCGAAGCAGATCCTCCCCCGCACGCACGCGCTCGGCCAGGTGCTCGAGGTCGAGATCGGCGTCGTCGGCGGCGAGGAGGACGGCGTGAGCCACGAGATCAACGACCAGCTCTACACGACGCTCGACGACGCGATCGCGACGGTCGAGGCGCTCGGCCTCGGCGAGCACGGCCGCTACATGGCGGCGCTCACGTTCGGCAACGTGCACGGCGTCTACAAGCCGGGCAACGTCAAGCTGCGCCCCGAGCTGCTGGGTGAGATCCAGGCGGGCCTCGCCGAGAAGTACGGGACGCATGCGAAGCCGCTCGACCTCGTCTTCCACGGCGGCTCGGGCTCGAGCGACGAGGAGATCGCCGAGGCGGTGCGGAACGGCGTCGTGAAGATGAACATCGACACCGACACGCAGTACGCGTACACGCGCTCCGTCGCGGGCAGCATGTTCTCGAACTACGACGGCGTGCTGAAGATCGACGGCGAGGTCGGCAACAAGAAGGTCTACGACCCCCGCTCGTGGGGCAAGACGGCCGAGTCGGCGATGGCGCAGCGCGTCGTCGAGGCGACGCAGCAGCTCGGCTCGGCCGGCTGGTCGAGCAAGTAGGCAGACACGACGATGGGCCCCGCCGCGGCGGGGCCCATCGTCATGTCTCTGGAGAGCTCAGTGCTTCGTGCCGAACTGCAGCCGGTTGCGGAGCTGGATCTCGGCGTTGGCCTGCGCCGCGGGATCGCCGTCGTGGGCGCCCGGCAGCGCGTCGTCGCCGTACGTCTGCACGCCCGAGCCGGTCAGGCCCTGCCAGAACCGCTTGAGCCGTGCCATGAAGCCCCGTCGCTCCGCCATGGTGCTACTCCCAATCGCCCGCATCGATGATGCTGTCGGTGCCCTCGGGCATCGTCGTGTCGTCGACGCCGTTGTCGTCGGAGTCGACGCCGGCCTGCGTGCCGCCGTGCTCGTCGGGGATGTCGGCGGGGTCGTCGCCCTCCCACTCCTCGTCGCGCGACTCGGCGCCCTCGGGGGCGTCGTCGTCGCCGATCTCGTCGAGCTCGTCGGTGGCCAGCACGCGGTCGTCGTCCGCCGGGTCGCCCATCGACTCGTCGAAGTCCTCGCCCTCAGCCATCTGCTCGGCCCACTGGTCGTCCTGCTGCACGTCTGCCATGCGGCGAGCGTATCCATGCAGGCTGGATGACGCCAGGAAGTCGGTCAGCCCCGACGGCTCGGCCGCAGCTCCTTGGGCAGCGAGAAGATGAGGTCCTCCTCGGCGGTGCGCACCTCGGTGATGTCGCCGAAGCCGGCGTCCTCGAGTTCCATGAGCACCTCGCGCACGAGGCCCTCGGGCACGCTCGCACCGCTCGTGACGCCGATCGTGCGCACGCCCTCGAGCCACTCCTGCTGGATCTCGGTCGAGAAGTCGACGCGGTGCGCCGCCTTCGCGCCGTGCTCGAGCGCGACCTCGACGAGCCGCACCGAGTTGGAGGAGTTGGCGCTGCCGACGACGATCACGAGATCGGTCTCGGGCGCGATCTTCTTCACCGCGACCTGGCGGTTCTGCGTCGCGTAGCAGATGTCGTCGCTCGGCGGGTCCTGCAGGTTGGGGAAGCGCGCGCGCAGCCGCCGCACCGTCTCCATCGTCTCGTCGACCGAGAGCGTCGTCTGGCTGAGCCACACGAGCTTGTCGGGGTTCTGCACCTGCACGGTGTCGGCCTCGTCGGGGTTGTTGACGATCGTCACCCGATCGGGCGCGTGACCCGCGGTGCCCTCGACCTCCTCGTGGCCCTCGTGGCCGACGAGCAGGATCTCGAAGTCGTCGCGCGCGAAGCGCACGGCCTCGCGGTGCACCTTCGTCACGAGCGGGCACGTCGCGTCGATCGCGGAGAGCCCGCGGTCCTCGGCGGCCTGCACGACGGCGGGGCTCACCCCGTGTGCGCTGAAGATGACGCGCGCGCCCTCGGGCACCGCATCCACCTCGTCGACGAAGATCGCGCCCTCCGCCTCGAGCGACGAGACGACGTGCTTGTTGTGCACGATCTCCTTGCGCACGTAGATGGGCTCGTCGTACTGCTCGAGCGCCTTCTCGACCGCGAGCACCGCACGGTCGACGCCGGCGCAGTAGCCGCGCGGCGTGGCGAGCAGGATGCGCTTGGGCGCGTCGGTCGGGACGGCCTGCAGGCGACCCCGACGGAGCACCGGACGCGGGGCGTCGAGGGGCACTCTGCCGTTCGTGATCGTCACCGGGCCAGTCTACGATGCCCACCTATGGGCTGCCCCGGCCCCCGGGCTCGACGTGGGGCGGCCGCGAGAGGAGCGCGATGGCCGAGCGGATCACGGGCACGCCGGACGAGCCGTGGAGCGTCGACCGGCTCGGCGCGGAGCTGAAGTCGTACATCGGCCGGCTCGGCCACCTGTGGGTCGAGGGCGAGATCACGCAGTGGTCGGCCTCGCGCGGCAACGTCTTCGGCAAGCTCAAGGACGTCTTGGGCGACTCGACCGTCGCGTTCAACGTCTGGAGCTCGACGCTCGCGCGCATCGAGGGCGACTTCGGCCAGGGCGACCGCGTCGTGCTGCTCGTCAAGCCCGACTACTGGCCGCGCGCCGGCACGCTCTCGATGATCACGCAGCAGATCCGCCACGTCGGGCTCGGCGACCTGCTCGCGCGGCTCGAGGCGCTGCGCCGCTCGCTCGCCGCCGAGGGGCTCTTCGACGCCTCGCGGAAGCGCCCGCTCCCGTTCCTGCCGGGGCGCATCGGCCTCATCACGGGCCGGGACTCCGACGCCGAGAAGGACGTGCTGCGGAACGCCCAGCTGCGCTGGCCGGGTGTCGAGTTCCGCGTGGAGCACGCCGCGGTGCAGGGCGATGCGACGGTGCCGACCGTGCTCGCGGCGCTCGAGCGGCTCGAGGCCGACCCCGAGGTCGACGTCATCATCATCGCCCGCGGCGGCGGCGACTTCCAGAACCTGCTCGGCTTCAGCGACGAGCGGCTCGTGCGCGCGGTCGCGGCGGCGACGACGCCGGTCGTCTCGGCGATCGGGCACGAGGCCGACCGGCCGCTGCTCGACGACGTGGCCGATCTGCGGGCCTCGACGCCGACGGATGCGGCGAAGCGGGTCGTGCCGGATGTCGCGGAGGAGCTCGCCCGCATCGCGCAGGCGCGGGCGCAGCTGCGGCAGCGCGTCACCCAGCACGTCGCTCGCGAGGCGGAGCGGCTCGAGGCCGTCCGCTCGCGCCCGGCGCTCGCGCGCCCCGAGTCGATCGTCGACGCGCGCGAGGAGGACCTCGCGCGGCTCACGGCGCGCTCGGATGAGCTCGCCGCGCGCCTCGTCGACGTCGCCCACCAGCGGCTCGACTACCTCAAGCAGACGCTCAGGGCGCTCAGCCCGCAGGCGACGCTCGATCGCGGCTACGCGGTCGTGCAGACGCGGGCGGGCTCGGTCGTCCGCGACGCGGCAGCGCTCGCGGCCGGCGACGGCCTGCTCGTGACGCTCGCGCGCGGCACCGTCGACGCCGAGGTGCTGGCCGCCCACGCCGAGGCGTAGGCGGTGGTGCTGGCCGCCCACGCCGAGGCGTAGGCGGTGGTGCTGGCCGCCCACGCCGAGGCGTAGGCGGTGGTGCTGGCCGCCCACGCCGAGGCGTGAGCGGCCGCCGCCTCACGCGAGGCGGTAGTGCCGTCGCACGAAGTGCAGGCCGACGAGCGAGAGCACCGCGATCGCCATGTAGTAGATGCTCGGGGTGTTGAGGTTGCCGGTGACCTCGAGCAGCCAGGTGAGCACGAGCGGCGCGATGCCGCCGAGCACCGTGACGCCGACGTTGTAGGTGACCGAGAGGCCAGTGCCGCGCACCTCCGCGGGGAACATGTTCGAGAGCAGTCCCGGCAGCGGCGCGAAGTAGAACGTCATGATGATGCCGAGCAGGCCGATCGCGATCACGAGGCCGGCGACGCTCTGCAGGCCCACGATGATCTGAAAGATCGGCCACGCGAGCACGAGCGCCGC is a window of Agrococcus sp. Marseille-Q4369 DNA encoding:
- a CDS encoding CoA transferase subunit A, which translates into the protein MAIDKTYGSAAEAVADIQDGATLAVGGFGLSGNPMALIRALEERGVKHLGVVSNNCGVDDWGLGLLLRGGQIDKMTSSYVGENKEFERRYLTGELELELTPQGTLAEKLRAGGSGIAAFYTRTGVGTQVQEGGLPQLYNADGTVAKASAPKPTATFDVDGEPREFVLEEAITTDFSLVHALRGDRHGNLVFNKAARQFSPPAAMAGRICIAQVEELVEPGEIDPDAVHLPGVFVHRIIEVGTDIEKRIERRTVRED
- a CDS encoding alpha/beta hydrolase; its protein translation is MTTATDAPASAEQPLRVAVDGGELAATVWRADAPGTPVVAIHGITANHRSFSPLAERLGAPVLAVDLRGRGGSRALPAPFGMVQHAEDVAAAMRAAGFARAIIVGHSMGAHVATRLASAHPELVASLVLVDGGLPLRPAPEGSDLSPEDVLGPAIERLRMTFPDTAAYRDFWRQHPAFGPYWSPAIEEYVDYDLVPDEREESEGFALRPSANPDAVVANLVELDGRGGYTEALEALEAPIALLRSPRGLFDESPGLYDDEWLATWRSRLPGLEVDDVEDTNHYTILMGSGVDAVAAVVARLQAAGQGSRTEGAR
- a CDS encoding 3-hydroxybutyrate dehydrogenase — its product is MSTLSGRRAVITGGAAGIGAAIARSFAAEGAHVVIADRDAAAAESLATELGGESWEVDLLAVASLESLSLEADILVNNAGIQRVAPIESYEPEMWRRIHTLMLEAPFLLIRAALPGMYERGFGRILNLSSVHGLRASAFKSAYVAAKHGLEGLSKVTALEGAPHGVTSNCINPGYVRTALVEAQIADQAKTHGIPEADVLEKVMLTEAAVKRLVEPEEVASLATWLAGPHAGMVTGTSYVMDGGWSAR
- a CDS encoding TetR/AcrR family transcriptional regulator produces the protein MNQPRTKRGEQTKAKLLAAAEGVFAEQGYQAASIARITERASVAQGTFYLYFESKLDLFEQLVDDLNRRVRKAMSDGAARGSNRAEAEREGFREFFAFTAEHPALYRVVREAEFVSPGAMRAHYERIVEGYREGLERARAAGEIGDVDPEVAAWALMGVGEMIGMRYVLWPTGDDGAYGTGATPVPDDVFDEMVAFVQRALGTAPSQLTAAATAAPTQEDS
- a CDS encoding AMP-binding protein, whose product is MKTRFTMPDDTSIAYERDFRAPAAEVWRAYTEPEIVRSWLLGPDPETEFPVFPVCEMDMRTGGSFRWVWVDAAGELGIAGEVLEADERHRVTATMGVPTTYRALVQHPDFLACDLSSLKAAIVGGGMLDPRATELLRSHGVPVRQGYGLTEAAPNVSLARDEGDDGTAGRPYPHVDVALLVDGRVQSAPGRGELLVRGPAVFQGYFRDPEATAEARCGSWLRTGDLVERDAAGRIRVVDRMKDIVRSGAESIAPIEVELALLEHPAVAEAAVAGVPSERWGEEVVAWLVLEGVATEEDLRGHLDGRIADFKHPKRFVVVDGIPRTSTGKPLRRALAASLEQQGAVS
- a CDS encoding metalloregulator ArsR/SmtB family transcription factor — its product is MEMREQRLDDEQLDRIFAALSDRTRRRILLRLRSGPATVTELTALAGLSQPAVSKHCKVLEEAGLVRAERDAQRIPRIIELAPLIRAAVFVSQFEVQVDARRDRLESHLQSGSDKE
- a CDS encoding heparan-alpha-glucosaminide N-acetyltransferase domain-containing protein is translated as MAGTRLVGIDLARLAAVAGMMAAHTVLWEEPAPGVVALVDGPPSTLFAVLGGVSVVLAARQRLAAGDRRGAIRSTLARGAVVAVLGVLVAPLATAVFVVLVPFGVSIALAGLLLTLPSWAIAALAAALWAAGGSLAAIARESLPAELVEPEGPGDALLAAAVDVVLTGVYPVVTWLAYLLIGMLLARALLAARARGRERRALAAIGAIGAALIAAGVAASELGLRLVAETVLELPVAAVRDSILMNGYGAAQGAEPAWQLVAAPHTGTPADMARTVGIGLVAIALLGLLATSLPAAALRVLEPLRAAGAAPLTIYVVHVVLLSTLALAEPELSLGWGAWAAQLGIAIAIGAILAVTRSRGPLERLVGAAATRAAGERERPATTPSE
- the glpX gene encoding class II fructose-bisphosphatase → MTAPVFEHPDRNLAMELVRATEAAAIRAVPWIGRGDKNAADGAAVNAMRTFLATVAFDGVVVIGEGEKDEAPMLFNGEHVGNGRGPSCDIAVDPIDGTSLTAAGRQNALSVIAVADRGTMYDPVDAFYMDKLVAGPEAHGVISLEQSIGDNLRELARAKGKDVGEMVVAILDRPRHAQLIDEIRSAGAGTRLMRDGDVAGGINAARWETRIDMCVGAGGTPEGVITACAIKALGGFMEGRLAPQSDEEHRKVVAAGHDLDRVLGLNDLVASDNTYFVATGVTDGQLLDGVRRKGPLIRTESLVLRSKTGTARRVIAEHRSDKWLESKA
- a CDS encoding DAK2 domain-containing protein, with protein sequence MQHDDIVRAALDRIVAALAEASDDLDGLDAVASDGNHGQHMLSGATAARDAAAGAPAGAALSDAAEAWRAGAGFSNPLWGTVLGAAASVERQGPVAMIDAALAALHGMTDANVGDKSVVDTLVPALDDARDHLVRGETVTVAAARAAGIAEEAALETAALEARFDASNPDIGYPDPGATSSAVILGALAATIAELSEDADA
- the fbaA gene encoding class II fructose-bisphosphate aldolase; the protein is MPVATPEQYAEMLDKAKSNAFAYPAINVSSSSTINAVLQGLAEAGSDGIIQVTTGGADYFAGQSVKNRAGGAIAFARFATEVAKAYPITVALHTDHCPKDALDGFVMPLLEASEEEVRAGRAPLFQSHMWDGSAVPLEENLEIAKQILPRTHALGQVLEVEIGVVGGEEDGVSHEINDQLYTTLDDAIATVEALGLGEHGRYMAALTFGNVHGVYKPGNVKLRPELLGEIQAGLAEKYGTHAKPLDLVFHGGSGSSDEEIAEAVRNGVVKMNIDTDTQYAYTRSVAGSMFSNYDGVLKIDGEVGNKKVYDPRSWGKTAESAMAQRVVEATQQLGSAGWSSK
- a CDS encoding 4-hydroxy-3-methylbut-2-enyl diphosphate reductase codes for the protein MLRRGRLQAVPTDAPKRILLATPRGYCAGVDRAVLAVEKALEQYDEPIYVRKEIVHNKHVVSSLEAEGAIFVDEVDAVPEGARVIFSAHGVSPAVVQAAEDRGLSAIDATCPLVTKVHREAVRFARDDFEILLVGHEGHEEVEGTAGHAPDRVTIVNNPDEADTVQVQNPDKLVWLSQTTLSVDETMETVRRLRARFPNLQDPPSDDICYATQNRQVAVKKIAPETDLVIVVGSANSSNSVRLVEVALEHGAKAAHRVDFSTEIQQEWLEGVRTIGVTSGASVPEGLVREVLMELEDAGFGDITEVRTAEEDLIFSLPKELRPSRRG